CATGTCCATATTTATCAAGAGTGGTTGAAATGTTTTCATGGCCTAAATCGTTTTGGAGTGTTTTTATATCGGTACCGGCCTGTAAGCTTAACAAAGCAAAGGTATGCCTTAAATCGTGTATTCTTATCTTTTCAAGTCTTGCTCGTTTTAATATACCTTTCAAAGTTCTGT
This is a stretch of genomic DNA from Bacillota bacterium. It encodes these proteins:
- a CDS encoding tyrosine-type recombinase/integrase, which encodes MNDIQIAEHFKNGLVFITETGNHVQPRNFDRTLKGILKRARLEKIRIHDLRHTFALLSLQAGTDIKTLQNDLGHENISTTLDKYGHVNEQMKREAANRRSELLKSVINNSNK